In the Cololabis saira isolate AMF1-May2022 chromosome 7, fColSai1.1, whole genome shotgun sequence genome, one interval contains:
- the cfap100 gene encoding cilia- and flagella-associated protein 100: MRRKKAQPSPFRVPESNGGFPLGAMDREKQREEQRKFLALPIQEKTAYAAKMMAKLKNELLGEVVAEEEEEEEVLNEKKKTLKQTKSKMGLPKETSGRHELKMAMMKRENITKQSRHHLMSMERQTAVLEFSMMRKRSEMSKMDKTIAKEERQLKQLEKVIERDNHRFEEFLRENERKSVEARTLFEREEKSKKEKNVEIRKLNAQIGTMKSEVTKLEETLTDFKRYEEFLFKLSPPEWQDEQKSKAATSKGLSDKDGQDDQSKEPGETATDNGKYFTFTMCIYPLRVFYPLSRMSLKEEPELYFTDPKQLLNLMTELTDQNLSLIQNSARVEEALEAVQRATETTKRQIEKDEAQLLEQINYMNQKITKEKARQDKLQQKLQLHLSLNTEDQDMMLQALREKVTEVHSSCVEDGMTNLSTLEKVGNIESCISALLQDLKSIPEGKLQLMERIKESEKRTRQHEEKIKEQKEKREERMRKYSERALADSKKITGRKLMPRCRPVAPRAKVSNVDNIPAEEDMHEYLYGEDTD, translated from the exons atgaggaggaagaaggcACAACCGAGCCCATTCAGAGTGCCAGAAAGCAACGGCGGTTTTCCACTCGGGGCCATGgacagagagaaacagagagag GAACAGCGTAAATTTCTAGCGCTGCCAATTCAGGAGAAGACGGCCTACGCTGCGAAAATGATGGCCAAGCTGAAGAATGAGCTGCTGGGAGAGGTGgtggcagaggaggaggaggaggaggaggtgttaaacgagaagaagaagacactcaAGCAAACAAAGAGCAAGATGGGACTCCCCAAAGAAACATCGGGCAGGCATGAGTTAAAAATGGCCATGATGAAAAGAG AAAACATCACAAAACAGAGCAGACATCACTTAATGTCCATGGAGCGACAGACGGCCGTCCTGGAG TTTTCTATGATGAGAAAGAGGTCTGAGATGTCGAAGATGGACAAGACGATTGCAAAAGAGGAGAGACAGCTGAAGCAGCTTGAGAAGGTGATTGAGAGAGACAACCACAGGTTTGAAGAGTTTCTCAGGGAGAACGAGAGAAAGTCCGTGGAAGCCAGGACACT CTTTGAACGAGAAGAAAAATCTAAGAAGGAGAAGAATGTTGAGATTAGGAAGCTAAATGCTCAGATAGGGACGATGAAGAG tgAAGTTACAAAGCTTGAAGAAACCCTGACGGACTTCAAGAGATACGAGGAGTTTCTGTTCAAGCTGTCTCCTCCAGAGTGGCAGGATGAGCAGAAGTCCAAGGCAGCGACATCTAAAGGTCTCTCTGACAAAGATGGACAGGACGACCAGAGCAAAGAGCCTGGTGAGACGGCTACGGACAACGGCAAGTACTTCACCTTTACT ATGTGCATTTATCCGCTGCGTGTATTTTATCCACTTTCACGCATGTCTTTAAAGGAAGAGCCGGAGCTGTACTTCACTGATCCCAAACAGCTGCTGAATCTGATGACAGAGCTGACGGATCAGAACCTGTCTCTGATCCAGAACTCTGCCAGGGTGGAGGAGGCCCTGGAGGCCGTGCAAAGGGCCACGGAGACGACCAAGAGGCAGAT TGAAAAAGATGAAGCGCAGCTATTAGAGCAGATCAATTACATGAACCAGAAAATCACCAAGGAAAAGGCCAGACAAGACAAGCTCCAACAGAAACTTCAGCTCCATCTGTCCCTGAACACCGAAGACCAG GATATGATGCTGCAGGCTCTTAGAGAGAAGGTCACAGAGGTGCACAGTAGCTGCGTGGAGGACGGGATGACCAACCTCAGCACCCTGGAGAAGGTGGGCAACATTGAGAGCTGCATCTCTGCACTGCTGCAGGATCTCAAGAGCATCCCTGAGGGGAAACTGCAGCTGATGGAGAGGATCAAGGAGAGTGAGAAGAGGACCAG GCAGCATGAAGAAAAGATAAAAGAGCAGAAAGAAAAGCGCGAAGAAAGGATGAGGAAGTACTCCGAGAGAGCTCTGGCTGACTCCAAAAAAATA ACTGGGAGAAAGCTCATGCCCAGGTGCAGGCCTGTTGCTCCCAGAGCCAAGGTCAGCAATGTGGACAACATTCCTGCAGAAGAAGACATGCATGAATACCTCTACGGCGAGGACACAGACTGA